In Strix uralensis isolate ZFMK-TIS-50842 chromosome 18, bStrUra1, whole genome shotgun sequence, one DNA window encodes the following:
- the CD40 gene encoding tumor necrosis factor receptor superfamily member 5 isoform X2, with the protein MKRLGVLGLLGAVLLGCWEPSGAARCSEKQYEHKGGCCNRCQPGEKLVSECNGTENSVCTRCESGHYQQSWTRERHCTPHDICEENAGLIVKTQGNATHNTACQCQAGTHCSDSSCQTCVENQPCQRGFGFVAAKAVARMSSPCEPCAEGTFSNVSSKTEPCHPWTSCEEKGLVVKVEGTNTSDVICESGGRSSLSVLIPITAVVVTCLVGICIYCLVHTDPRQRVKKQVEAGEPQELPGARQPTETEDGVFPVQETLLGGQPVAQEDGKESRISEQERL; encoded by the exons ATGAAGCGGCTCGGGGTGTTGGGGCTCCTCGGCGCGGTGCTGCTGGGC TGCTGGGAGCCCAGTGGTGCTGCCAGATGCTCTGAGAAGCAGTATGAACACAAGGGCGGGTGCTGCAACCGGTGTCAGCCAG GGGAAAAGCTGGTCTCCGAATGCAATGGCACAGAGAACTCTGTCTGCACCCGCTGCGAGAGCGGACACTACCAGCAGAGCTGGACCAGGGAGAGGCACTGCACCCCCCACGATATCTGTGAAGAGA ACGCCGGCCTCATCGTGAAGACACAAGGAAACGCGACGCACAACACGGCGTGCCAGTGCCAGGCCGGCACGCACTGCTCCGACTCCAGCTGCCAGACCTGTGTGGAGAACCAGCCCTGCCAGCGCGGCTTTGGCTTCGTGGCAG ccaaGGCTGTGGCCCGGATGTCATCCCCCTGCGAGCCCTGTGCAGAAGGCACCTTCTCCAATGTCTCTTCTAAAACCGAGCCGTGCCATCCCTGGACGAG CTGCGAGGAAAAGGGGCTGGTGGTGAAGGTGGAAGGGACGAACACCTCAGATGTGATCTGCG AGTCGGGCGGGCGCTCCTCGCTGTCGGTGCTGATCCCCATCACAGCCGTGGTCGTCACTTGCCTCGTGGGCATCTGCATTTACTGCCTGGTCCACACAG ATCCCAGGCAGCGGGTGAAGAAGCAG GTGGAGGCCGGGGAGCCTCAGGAGCTCCCGGGGGCCCGTCAGCCCACGGAGACAGAGGATGGAGTCTTCCCTGTGCAGGAGACCCTGCTCGGGGGCCAGCCCGTGGCCCAGGAGGACGGCAAGGAGAGCCGAATCTCGGAGCAGGAGCGGCTGTGA
- the CD40 gene encoding tumor necrosis factor receptor superfamily member 5 isoform X1, with protein sequence MMVFASSCCHCQIVSQSLESGRERLPLFPCPSTWQPSRTSPHAACAALAARAASGYRAAGCSGPGIHSHQCWHRAAAGRGESPLAPSSSASVAGEKLVSECNGTENSVCTRCESGHYQQSWTRERHCTPHDICEENAGLIVKTQGNATHNTACQCQAGTHCSDSSCQTCVENQPCQRGFGFVAAKAVARMSSPCEPCAEGTFSNVSSKTEPCHPWTSCEEKGLVVKVEGTNTSDVICESGGRSSLSVLIPITAVVVTCLVGICIYCLVHTDPRQRVKKQVEAGEPQELPGARQPTETEDGVFPVQETLLGGQPVAQEDGKESRISEQERL encoded by the exons ATGATGGTATTTGCCAGCTCCTGCTGTCACTGCCAGATCGTTTCCCAGTCCTTGGAGAGCGGGAGGGAGCGGCTGCCCCTGtttccctgccccagcacctggCAGCCCTCCCGCACCTCGCCCCACGCAGCGTGCGCAGCCCTGGCCGCCAGAGCTGCATCGGGCTACCGAGCAGCAGGCTGCAGTGGCCCTGGCATCCACAGTCaccagtgctggcacagagctgctgccggGAGAGGGGAGAGCCCCCTTGCTCCCTCCTCATCGGCCTCTGTTGCAGGGGAAAAGCTGGTCTCCGAATGCAATGGCACAGAGAACTCTGTCTGCACCCGCTGCGAGAGCGGACACTACCAGCAGAGCTGGACCAGGGAGAGGCACTGCACCCCCCACGATATCTGTGAAGAGA ACGCCGGCCTCATCGTGAAGACACAAGGAAACGCGACGCACAACACGGCGTGCCAGTGCCAGGCCGGCACGCACTGCTCCGACTCCAGCTGCCAGACCTGTGTGGAGAACCAGCCCTGCCAGCGCGGCTTTGGCTTCGTGGCAG ccaaGGCTGTGGCCCGGATGTCATCCCCCTGCGAGCCCTGTGCAGAAGGCACCTTCTCCAATGTCTCTTCTAAAACCGAGCCGTGCCATCCCTGGACGAG CTGCGAGGAAAAGGGGCTGGTGGTGAAGGTGGAAGGGACGAACACCTCAGATGTGATCTGCG AGTCGGGCGGGCGCTCCTCGCTGTCGGTGCTGATCCCCATCACAGCCGTGGTCGTCACTTGCCTCGTGGGCATCTGCATTTACTGCCTGGTCCACACAG ATCCCAGGCAGCGGGTGAAGAAGCAG GTGGAGGCCGGGGAGCCTCAGGAGCTCCCGGGGGCCCGTCAGCCCACGGAGACAGAGGATGGAGTCTTCCCTGTGCAGGAGACCCTGCTCGGGGGCCAGCCCGTGGCCCAGGAGGACGGCAAGGAGAGCCGAATCTCGGAGCAGGAGCGGCTGTGA